One Methylosinus sp. LW4 genomic region harbors:
- a CDS encoding (2Fe-2S) ferredoxin domain-containing protein — protein MLEELPVVFKYHVFTCFQQRPPGHPRGSCTTSGAKPLWDRLQAKLGAQPLPDVSMTATGCLGFCRAGPLMVVYPQGVWYAPRTPEDIDEIVQSHFIDGNPVERLIIVPQL, from the coding sequence ATGCTCGAAGAACTTCCGGTCGTGTTCAAATACCATGTGTTCACCTGCTTCCAGCAGCGTCCGCCGGGACATCCGCGCGGCAGCTGCACCACTTCCGGCGCGAAGCCGCTGTGGGATCGTCTGCAGGCCAAGCTCGGCGCGCAGCCGCTGCCCGACGTCTCGATGACGGCGACGGGATGTCTCGGATTCTGCCGCGCGGGCCCGCTGATGGTCGTCTATCCGCAGGGCGTCTGGTATGCGCCGCGCACGCCGGAGGACATAGATGAAATCGTTCAATCGCATTTCATCGACGGAAATCCCGTCGAGCGCTTGATCATCGTGCCGCAGCTCTGA
- the nifH gene encoding nitrogenase iron protein — protein MSELRQIAFYGKGGIGKSTTSQNTLGALAQMGKKILIVGCDPKADSTRLILHAKAQDTILSLAAEAGSVEDLEIEDVMKIGFMDIRCVESGGPEPGVGCAGRGVITSINFLEEQGAYDGVDYVSYDVLGDVVCGGFAMPIRENKAQEIYIVMSGEMMAMYAANNISKGILKYANSGGVRLGGLVCNERQTDKEYELAESLAKKLGTQLIYFVPRDNIVQHAELRRMTVVEYAPESGQAQHYRNLAEKVHANKGNGIIPTPITMDELEDLLMEHGIMKQVDESQVGKTAADLAAIA, from the coding sequence ATGTCAGAACTTCGACAGATCGCGTTCTACGGCAAGGGCGGTATTGGCAAGTCCACGACCTCCCAGAATACCCTCGGGGCTCTCGCCCAGATGGGCAAGAAGATCCTCATCGTCGGTTGCGACCCCAAGGCCGACTCGACCCGCCTGATCCTCCACGCCAAGGCCCAGGACACCATCCTGTCGCTCGCCGCCGAGGCCGGCTCGGTCGAGGACCTCGAGATCGAAGACGTCATGAAGATCGGCTTCATGGACATCCGTTGCGTCGAGTCCGGTGGCCCGGAGCCGGGAGTCGGCTGCGCTGGCCGCGGCGTTATCACCTCGATCAACTTCCTCGAGGAGCAGGGCGCTTATGACGGCGTCGATTACGTCTCCTACGACGTGCTCGGCGACGTGGTCTGCGGCGGCTTCGCGATGCCGATCCGTGAGAACAAGGCTCAGGAAATCTACATCGTCATGTCCGGCGAGATGATGGCCATGTATGCGGCCAACAACATCTCCAAGGGCATTCTGAAGTACGCCAACTCCGGCGGCGTGCGCCTGGGCGGGCTGGTCTGCAACGAGCGCCAGACCGACAAGGAGTACGAGCTGGCGGAGTCTCTCGCCAAGAAGCTCGGCACCCAGCTGATCTACTTCGTGCCGCGCGACAATATCGTTCAGCACGCCGAGCTGCGCCGCATGACCGTCGTGGAGTACGCTCCCGAGTCCGGTCAGGCTCAGCACTACCGCAACCTGGCCGAGAAGGTCCATGCGAACAAGGGCAACGGCATCATCCCGACCCCGATCACCATGGACGAGCTCGAAGACCTCCTCATGGAGCACGGCATCATGAAGCAGGTCGACGAGTCGCAGGTCGGCAAGACCGCTGCGGACCTCGCCGCGATCGCGTAA
- a CDS encoding 4Fe4S-binding leucine-rich repeat protein: MSTDEIDEAIDWRGAPVDCGECPHGELLAEGRCKPLRACVFDRYARRIDRFFDWNPKLARLYLAHPYFEVRAWAAKAAEIFLLPALLDDPEETVRWSAARRLPDRYLLKLRNDPHREVRIRVAHRLDPVDLLPMIEDRDYYVRQVVARRISPDLLVLMIDDDEIEVRRVVAQRIAPQALKRMTTDPDATVRFEAAQRLDAALLPDLIGDPDWRVRYEVAQRAALTDIRLLLSDEDPIVRETAEARLGETPDPSGRKVLERNHSHIEERI; the protein is encoded by the coding sequence ATGTCGACTGACGAGATCGACGAGGCCATCGACTGGCGGGGCGCGCCCGTCGATTGCGGCGAATGTCCGCATGGCGAGCTTCTGGCCGAGGGCCGCTGCAAGCCGCTGCGCGCCTGCGTTTTCGACCGTTATGCGCGTCGGATCGATCGCTTCTTCGATTGGAATCCGAAGCTGGCGCGACTTTATCTCGCGCATCCCTATTTCGAGGTGCGCGCCTGGGCCGCAAAAGCCGCCGAGATATTCCTGCTGCCGGCGCTTTTGGACGATCCCGAAGAGACCGTGCGCTGGAGCGCCGCGCGGCGCCTGCCGGACCGCTATCTTCTCAAGCTTCGCAATGATCCGCATCGCGAGGTGAGGATCAGGGTCGCGCATCGGCTCGACCCCGTCGATCTTCTGCCGATGATCGAGGACCGCGACTATTATGTTCGTCAGGTCGTCGCCCGTCGAATTTCGCCCGATCTGCTCGTGCTGATGATCGACGACGACGAGATCGAGGTGCGGCGCGTGGTCGCTCAGCGCATTGCGCCGCAGGCGTTGAAACGCATGACGACCGACCCGGACGCAACAGTCCGCTTCGAGGCCGCGCAACGGCTCGACGCCGCGCTGCTTCCCGATCTCATCGGCGACCCGGACTGGCGCGTGCGTTACGAGGTGGCGCAGCGCGCCGCCCTCACGGACATTCGACTTCTTCTCTCCGACGAGGATCCGATCGTGCGCGAGACCGCGGAAGCGCGGCTCGGCGAGACGCCCGATCCATCCGGCCGGAAAGTCTTGGAGCGCAACCACAGCCACATCGAGGAACGGATATGA
- the nifK gene encoding nitrogenase molybdenum-iron protein subunit beta, which produces MPQNADNVLDHFNLFRQPEYLEMFEKKKKEFENHHPDAEVERVREWAKTKEYQEKNFAREALTVNPAKACQPLGAVFASLGFEQTIPFVHGSQGCVAYYRSHFSRHFKEPTSCVSSSMTEDAAVFGGLNNMIDGLANTYNMYKPKMISVSTTCMAEVIGDDLNAFIKTSKEKGSVPADYDVPFAHTPAFVGSHVTGYDNVMKGIVEHFWNGKAGTAPKLERVPNNSINFIGGFDGYVVGNIREVKRMFDSMGVEYTIFGDPSDVWDTPTDGEFRMYDGGTKLEDAANAINAKATFSMQHFSTEKTLPLIAASGQETYSFHHPIGVRATDEFLMKVSEVTGKPISKELTRERGRLVDAIADSSAHLHGKRFAIYGDPDLCYGLSAFLMELGAEPITVLASNGGKVWEEKMNELFASSPFGKNCKAYPGKDLWHMRSLLFTEPVDFLIGNTYGKYLERDTGTPLIRIGFPVFDRHHYHRYPVWGYQGGLNVLVWLLDKVFEEIDRNTNVVAKSDYSFDIIR; this is translated from the coding sequence ATGCCACAGAATGCAGATAACGTCCTCGACCATTTCAACCTATTCCGCCAGCCGGAATATCTCGAGATGTTCGAGAAGAAGAAGAAAGAGTTCGAGAATCATCACCCCGACGCCGAAGTCGAGCGCGTTCGCGAGTGGGCCAAGACGAAAGAGTATCAGGAAAAGAACTTCGCTCGCGAAGCTCTGACCGTCAATCCGGCCAAGGCCTGCCAGCCGCTCGGCGCGGTGTTCGCCTCGCTCGGTTTCGAGCAGACGATCCCGTTCGTCCATGGCTCGCAGGGCTGCGTGGCGTATTATCGTTCGCACTTCTCGCGTCACTTCAAGGAGCCGACCTCTTGCGTCTCCTCCTCGATGACGGAAGACGCGGCGGTGTTCGGCGGCCTCAACAACATGATCGACGGCCTCGCCAACACCTACAATATGTATAAGCCGAAGATGATCTCCGTCTCCACCACCTGCATGGCGGAAGTCATCGGCGACGACCTCAACGCCTTCATCAAGACCTCGAAGGAAAAGGGCTCCGTCCCGGCCGATTACGACGTTCCGTTCGCTCACACCCCGGCCTTCGTCGGCAGCCACGTGACCGGCTACGACAATGTGATGAAGGGCATTGTCGAGCATTTCTGGAACGGCAAGGCCGGCACGGCTCCCAAGCTCGAGCGCGTTCCGAACAATTCGATCAACTTCATCGGCGGCTTCGACGGCTATGTGGTCGGCAACATCCGCGAAGTGAAGCGCATGTTCGACTCCATGGGCGTCGAATACACGATCTTCGGCGATCCGAGCGATGTGTGGGATACGCCTACCGATGGCGAGTTCCGCATGTATGACGGCGGAACGAAGCTCGAGGACGCGGCCAACGCGATCAACGCGAAGGCGACCTTCTCGATGCAGCATTTCTCCACGGAGAAGACGCTGCCGCTGATCGCCGCGAGCGGCCAGGAGACCTATTCCTTCCATCATCCGATCGGCGTTCGCGCGACCGACGAGTTCCTGATGAAGGTCTCGGAAGTCACCGGCAAGCCGATCTCCAAGGAGCTGACGCGCGAGCGCGGCCGCCTCGTCGACGCCATCGCCGACTCTTCCGCGCATCTGCACGGCAAGCGTTTCGCGATCTACGGCGACCCGGACCTCTGCTACGGCCTCTCCGCCTTCCTGATGGAGCTGGGCGCCGAGCCGATCACCGTGCTCGCCAGCAACGGCGGCAAGGTGTGGGAAGAGAAGATGAACGAGCTGTTCGCCAGCTCGCCGTTCGGCAAGAACTGCAAGGCCTATCCTGGCAAGGATCTCTGGCATATGCGTTCGCTGCTGTTCACGGAGCCGGTCGACTTCCTGATCGGCAACACCTACGGCAAATATCTCGAGCGCGACACCGGCACCCCGCTGATCCGCATCGGCTTCCCGGTCTTCGATCGCCACCACTATCACCGCTATCCGGTGTGGGGCTATCAGGGCGGCCTGAACGTCCTGGTGTGGCTGCTCGATAAGGTCTTCGAGGAGATCGATCGCAACACCAACGTCGTCGCGAAGTCGGACTACAGCTTCGACATTATTCGCTGA
- the nifD gene encoding nitrogenase molybdenum-iron protein alpha chain: MSLAQPESIEDLKARNKALIKEVLEVYPEKTAKRRAKHLGTFEDGKPDCGVKSNIKSIPGVMTIRGCAYAGSKGVVWGPIKDMIHISHGPVGCGQYSWASRRNYYIGVTGIDTFGTMQFTSDFQEKDIVFGGDKKLAKLIDEIQELFPLNKGISVQSECPIGLIGDDIEAVSKAKTKEYNGHTIVPVRCEGFRGVSQSLGHHLANDAIRDWVFDKMEGKPALFEATPYDVAIIGDYNIGGDAWSSRILLEEMGLRVVAQWSGDGTIAELEATPRAKLNVLHCYRSMNYISRHMEEKYGVPWVEYNFFGPSKIEESLRKIASHFDDKIKEGAERVIAKYRPLMDAVIAKYRPRLEGKKVMLFVGGLRPRHVIGAYEDLGMEIVGTGYEFGHNDDYQRTTHYVKDGTLIYDDVTGYEFEKFVEKIQPDLVGSGIKEKYVFQKMGVPFRQMHSWDYSGPYHGYDGFAIFARDMDMAINSPVWKFAKAPWAA; encoded by the coding sequence ATGAGCCTGGCTCAACCCGAATCCATCGAAGACCTCAAGGCGCGCAATAAGGCGCTGATCAAAGAGGTTCTCGAAGTTTATCCTGAAAAGACCGCCAAGCGCCGCGCGAAGCACCTCGGCACGTTCGAGGATGGCAAGCCGGACTGCGGCGTGAAGTCCAACATCAAGTCGATCCCCGGCGTGATGACGATCCGTGGCTGCGCTTACGCCGGTTCGAAGGGCGTCGTGTGGGGCCCGATCAAGGACATGATCCACATCAGCCACGGCCCGGTCGGCTGCGGTCAGTATTCCTGGGCGTCTCGTCGTAACTACTACATCGGCGTGACGGGCATCGACACCTTCGGCACGATGCAGTTCACCTCGGACTTCCAGGAGAAGGACATCGTGTTCGGCGGCGACAAGAAGCTCGCCAAGCTGATCGACGAAATCCAGGAGCTGTTCCCCCTCAACAAGGGCATCTCCGTCCAGTCCGAGTGCCCGATCGGTCTGATCGGCGACGACATCGAGGCCGTCTCCAAGGCGAAGACCAAGGAGTACAACGGCCATACGATCGTTCCGGTTCGCTGCGAAGGCTTCCGTGGCGTGTCGCAGTCGCTCGGCCACCATTTGGCCAACGACGCGATCCGCGACTGGGTGTTCGACAAGATGGAGGGCAAGCCCGCTCTCTTCGAAGCGACGCCTTACGACGTTGCGATCATCGGCGACTACAACATCGGCGGCGACGCCTGGTCTTCGCGCATTCTGCTCGAGGAAATGGGCCTCCGCGTCGTTGCGCAGTGGTCGGGTGACGGCACGATCGCCGAGCTCGAGGCGACGCCTCGCGCGAAGCTCAACGTGCTGCACTGCTACCGCTCGATGAACTACATCTCCCGTCACATGGAAGAAAAGTACGGGGTTCCGTGGGTCGAGTACAACTTCTTTGGTCCGTCGAAGATCGAAGAGTCGCTGCGCAAGATCGCCAGCCACTTCGACGACAAGATCAAGGAAGGCGCTGAGCGCGTCATCGCCAAGTATCGTCCGCTGATGGACGCGGTGATCGCCAAGTACCGTCCGCGTCTCGAAGGCAAGAAGGTCATGCTGTTCGTCGGCGGACTCCGCCCGCGTCACGTGATCGGCGCCTACGAGGATCTCGGCATGGAGATCGTCGGCACTGGCTATGAGTTCGGCCACAACGACGACTATCAGCGCACGACTCACTATGTGAAGGACGGCACGCTGATCTATGACGACGTGACCGGCTACGAGTTCGAGAAGTTCGTCGAGAAGATCCAGCCCGACCTGGTCGGCTCCGGCATCAAGGAAAAGTACGTCTTCCAGAAGATGGGCGTTCCTTTCCGCCAGATGCACAGCTGGGACTACTCCGGCCCGTATCACGGCTATGACGGCTTCGCGATCTTCGCTCGCGACATGGACATGGCGATCAACTCGCCGGTCTGGAAATTCGCCAAGGCGCCGTGGGCGGCTTGA
- a CDS encoding SIR2 family NAD-dependent protein deacylase: MLSAIKTGFERGLVIPYLGPGVLTLATGGNPVPASPEELVVQLTKAATVPHKIRNNLTAAAQYIENFKHRKTISAAMKKAFEESPDPSVLHKWIAEQPSLPLVVNAWYDDLPQKSLAGRKGWGIVQGVSQAEHFGYWVNYFRPDFSLVPNKEFIRDGSGAKAPAEAPEETLAWETLLYQPIGSVTPAANFVISDSDYVEVLTEIDIQTPIPEAVQSIRKGRSFLFLGCRFTTQLERNFARQIMKRSSDQHWAVIEGPLTKNEAKFLAEQNITRIETPLAEFVATLTGQPVVVTTADAAA; the protein is encoded by the coding sequence GTGCTGAGCGCAATCAAAACGGGGTTTGAGCGAGGCCTCGTGATACCCTATCTCGGACCCGGCGTGCTGACGCTGGCGACGGGCGGGAACCCGGTTCCCGCCTCTCCCGAAGAGCTGGTCGTGCAGCTGACGAAGGCGGCGACCGTTCCGCACAAAATCCGCAATAATCTCACCGCTGCCGCTCAATACATCGAGAACTTCAAGCATCGCAAAACCATATCGGCTGCGATGAAGAAGGCTTTCGAGGAGTCGCCGGATCCTAGCGTCCTGCATAAGTGGATCGCCGAGCAGCCGAGCTTGCCGCTGGTGGTCAACGCCTGGTACGACGATCTGCCGCAGAAATCCCTCGCGGGCCGCAAGGGCTGGGGCATTGTGCAAGGCGTGTCGCAAGCCGAACATTTCGGCTATTGGGTGAATTATTTCCGGCCTGATTTCTCGCTCGTGCCCAATAAGGAATTCATCCGCGACGGGTCCGGCGCGAAGGCTCCCGCCGAGGCTCCCGAAGAGACTCTGGCTTGGGAAACTCTGCTCTATCAGCCGATCGGCTCGGTGACGCCGGCGGCGAATTTCGTCATCTCGGACTCCGACTATGTCGAGGTGCTGACAGAAATCGACATTCAGACGCCGATCCCCGAAGCGGTCCAGTCGATCCGCAAGGGCCGCAGCTTCCTCTTCCTCGGTTGCCGCTTCACGACTCAGCTCGAGCGCAACTTCGCTCGCCAGATCATGAAGCGCTCTTCCGACCAGCATTGGGCCGTGATCGAGGGCCCGCTGACGAAGAATGAAGCGAAGTTCCTCGCCGAGCAGAACATCACGCGTATCGAGACGCCGCTCGCCGAATTCGTGGCGACCCTCACCGGCCAGCCTGTCGTCGTCACGACCGCCGACGCTGCGGCTTGA
- a CDS encoding nitrogen fixation protein NifZ — MSNINRDDGAVELNDPPAFNYGEKVKSKKVVRNDGTFPGKDVGEILVKKGEIGYVSSIGTFLQQFYIYGVEFVETGYKVGMRKKELEPVEVVTQEAAQ; from the coding sequence ATGAGCAACATCAACCGTGACGACGGCGCCGTCGAGCTGAACGATCCGCCGGCCTTCAACTACGGCGAGAAGGTCAAGTCGAAGAAGGTGGTGCGAAACGACGGAACCTTCCCGGGCAAGGACGTCGGCGAGATTCTCGTCAAAAAAGGCGAGATCGGCTACGTCTCGAGCATCGGCACGTTTTTGCAGCAATTCTACATCTACGGCGTCGAGTTCGTGGAGACCGGCTATAAGGTCGGCATGCGCAAAAAGGAGCTCGAGCCCGTCGAGGTCGTGACCCAAGAGGCGGCTCAATGA
- the nifT gene encoding putative nitrogen fixation protein NifT, giving the protein MKVMIRRGSDGILSAYVPKKDLEEPIVEQESPNLWGGTVTLANGWVLQLPEMAAETSLPITVEAKKVSGD; this is encoded by the coding sequence GTGAAAGTCATGATCCGCAGAGGCTCCGACGGCATTCTTTCGGCCTATGTGCCGAAGAAGGATCTCGAAGAGCCGATCGTCGAACAGGAGAGCCCCAATTTGTGGGGCGGCACGGTGACGCTCGCCAATGGTTGGGTGCTTCAGCTGCCGGAGATGGCGGCGGAAACTTCGCTGCCGATCACGGTCGAAGCCAAGAAAGTAAGTGGAGACTGA
- the nifE gene encoding nitrogenase iron-molybdenum cofactor biosynthesis protein NifE: MSTLAAKVQEVFNEPGCDKNKGKSEKERKKGCTKQLAPGAAAGGCAFDGAKIALQPITDVAHLVHGPIACEGNSWDNRGAKTSGSSLYRTGFTTDIGETDVVFGGEKRLYKSIKEIIDKYDPPAVFVYQTCVPAMIGDDIDAVCKAAAKKFNKPVIPVNSPGFVGPKNLGNKLAGEAILEHVIGTQEPEYTTPYDINIIGEYNLAGELWQVKPLLDELGIRILSCISGDGKYNEVAYSHRAKASMMVCSKAMINVARKMEERYDIPFFEGSFYGIGDMSDSLREIARLLIERGAPAELKDRTDALIEREEARAWARIAPYKERLTGKKVLLITGGVKSWSVVAALQEAGMELVGTSVKKSTKEDKERIKELMGQDAHMIDDMTPREMYKMLKDAQADIMLSGGRSQFIALKAKMPWLDINQERHHAYAGYEGMVELVHEIDKALFNPVWEQVRRAPPWQEKTWEERANEAIAAEAAELAADPVKAEQVRREKRVCKCHSVNVGALEDAIAAGSLTTVDALAEATHAGTGCGGCRDTMEQMIEAANAGGAVPASKAA; the protein is encoded by the coding sequence ATGAGCACGCTGGCCGCAAAAGTTCAAGAAGTTTTTAACGAGCCCGGTTGCGACAAGAACAAGGGCAAATCCGAGAAAGAGCGAAAGAAGGGCTGCACGAAGCAATTGGCGCCGGGCGCCGCAGCCGGCGGATGCGCTTTCGATGGCGCCAAGATCGCTCTTCAGCCCATCACCGACGTCGCCCATCTCGTTCATGGTCCCATCGCCTGCGAAGGCAATTCCTGGGACAATCGCGGAGCCAAGACATCGGGCTCCAGCCTCTACCGCACCGGTTTCACGACGGATATCGGCGAGACCGACGTCGTCTTCGGCGGTGAGAAGCGCCTCTACAAATCGATCAAAGAGATCATCGACAAATATGATCCGCCAGCGGTCTTCGTCTATCAGACCTGCGTTCCGGCGATGATCGGCGATGATATCGATGCGGTCTGCAAGGCCGCTGCGAAAAAATTCAACAAGCCTGTCATTCCCGTGAACTCGCCCGGCTTCGTCGGGCCGAAGAATCTCGGCAATAAGCTCGCGGGCGAGGCTATTCTCGAGCATGTGATCGGGACGCAGGAGCCGGAGTATACGACTCCCTACGATATCAACATCATCGGCGAATATAATCTCGCCGGCGAGCTGTGGCAGGTGAAGCCGCTGCTGGACGAGCTCGGCATTCGCATCCTGTCCTGCATTTCCGGCGACGGCAAATACAATGAGGTCGCCTATTCCCATCGCGCCAAAGCGTCGATGATGGTGTGCTCCAAGGCGATGATCAACGTCGCTCGCAAGATGGAGGAGCGCTACGACATCCCCTTCTTCGAAGGGTCGTTCTACGGCATAGGCGATATGAGCGACTCGCTTCGCGAGATCGCGCGTCTGCTGATCGAGCGGGGCGCGCCGGCGGAGCTGAAGGATCGGACCGATGCGCTCATCGAGCGCGAGGAGGCGCGCGCCTGGGCGCGTATCGCTCCCTATAAGGAGCGCCTCACGGGCAAGAAGGTTCTGCTCATCACGGGCGGCGTCAAATCCTGGTCCGTCGTCGCAGCATTGCAGGAAGCCGGCATGGAGCTCGTCGGCACCAGCGTCAAGAAGTCCACCAAGGAGGACAAGGAGCGCATCAAGGAGCTGATGGGTCAGGACGCCCATATGATCGACGATATGACGCCGCGCGAAATGTATAAAATGCTCAAAGACGCGCAGGCGGATATCATGTTGTCGGGCGGCCGCTCGCAGTTCATTGCGCTCAAGGCCAAGATGCCCTGGCTCGACATCAACCAGGAGCGTCATCACGCCTATGCCGGTTATGAAGGCATGGTCGAGCTGGTTCACGAGATCGACAAGGCGCTCTTCAATCCGGTTTGGGAGCAAGTTCGTCGAGCGCCGCCGTGGCAGGAGAAGACCTGGGAAGAGCGTGCGAATGAGGCAATTGCCGCCGAGGCGGCCGAACTCGCCGCCGATCCGGTCAAGGCCGAGCAGGTGCGCCGCGAGAAGCGCGTGTGCAAATGCCACAGCGTGAACGTCGGCGCCCTCGAGGACGCGATCGCCGCCGGCTCATTGACCACAGTCGATGCGCTGGCCGAGGCGACGCACGCCGGCACGGGTTGCGGTGGATGCCGCGACACGATGGAACAAATGATCGAGGCAGCCAACGCCGGTGGCGCGGTTCCTGCATCGAAAGCGGCGTGA
- a CDS encoding 2Fe-2S iron-sulfur cluster-binding protein: MPVLTILPSGKTIEVEPGSRLLDAILKAEEKIQSKCGGEAKCGTCHLFVQEGKKSLSKTTRAENEQLDSIVGVGSKSRLACQANFGTENVTVELLGFDSGR, encoded by the coding sequence ATGCCGGTACTGACCATTCTGCCGTCGGGCAAAACCATCGAAGTTGAGCCGGGCAGCAGACTCCTGGACGCGATTCTCAAAGCGGAAGAGAAGATCCAAAGCAAATGCGGTGGCGAGGCCAAGTGCGGCACCTGCCATCTTTTCGTCCAGGAAGGAAAGAAGAGCCTGTCGAAGACAACTCGCGCCGAAAACGAGCAGTTGGACTCGATCGTCGGCGTGGGCTCGAAATCGCGTCTCGCTTGCCAAGCCAATTTCGGAACCGAGAACGTCACGGTCGAGCTGCTGGGCTTCGACTCGGGTCGCTGA
- a CDS encoding nitrogen fixation protein NifZ — MIKYDWGMRVRATVDLFNDGSHPGHEPDALLVKAGDPGEIVQIGQHVESDTPVYIVEFGEKTVIGCFEEEIEPV; from the coding sequence ATGATCAAATATGATTGGGGCATGCGGGTGCGCGCCACCGTCGATCTGTTCAACGACGGCTCGCACCCGGGGCATGAGCCGGACGCCCTGCTCGTGAAGGCGGGCGATCCCGGCGAGATCGTGCAGATCGGCCAGCATGTCGAGAGCGACACGCCCGTCTATATCGTGGAGTTCGGCGAGAAGACGGTGATCGGCTGCTTCGAGGAGGAGATCGAGCCCGTTTGA
- a CDS encoding response regulator, with translation MQIGVETSRAVENKRIFVVDDDEIIRAALQFMLHDEYETHEIGSLESAIDKAASAKPDLLILSENVVKAAGLPVLKEIPQRISGVKVLVIVDSLQSGFGKESQAAGAHGYIVKPLTVEFVRQKVDVLLGRRQGVAIPLTVL, from the coding sequence ATGCAAATCGGCGTCGAAACGTCCAGGGCGGTCGAAAACAAGCGCATTTTCGTCGTCGACGACGACGAGATCATTCGGGCGGCGCTTCAGTTCATGCTGCACGACGAATATGAGACCCACGAGATCGGGAGCCTCGAATCCGCCATCGACAAGGCGGCGTCGGCGAAGCCCGATCTTTTGATTTTGTCGGAAAATGTCGTGAAAGCGGCGGGTCTTCCCGTGCTGAAGGAAATTCCCCAACGCATTTCCGGCGTGAAGGTGTTGGTGATCGTCGACTCGCTTCAGAGCGGCTTCGGCAAGGAGAGCCAGGCGGCCGGCGCTCACGGCTATATCGTCAAGCCGCTGACGGTCGAGTTCGTTCGACAGAAAGTGGACGTTCTTCTCGGCCGGCGCCAGGGAGTCGCCATTCCGTTGACTGTTCTCTGA
- a CDS encoding DegT/DnrJ/EryC1/StrS family aminotransferase — translation MQTSLLPMNDPDLAQSDLDAVVETITSPRLSAGPKVEEFEAEFAAYLGRKHAIAVSSGTIGLLLTLRAYGIGPGDEVVASAHSFRETTHAIALSGARPVFADIDYWAGTLAPEKAEAVITDKTKAIVAGNTNGHPAPWEPFRQLAEAKKLILIEDSTEAIGSIYKGKLVGSFGDCSVFDFSQPGVIACGEGGMIVTDDDDRASAIRNLRSRRIAERSSVVLGAYPPMQAAMSDITAALGLAQFRRLELLLARRTRVERWFYQYVKSFEGIKDPYIAPDVEEVHWFLYVVHLGTRFSRSSRDQIIEDLQTEKIDAAAYSHPLHLQRYYFDLGYRRGNFFVTEKVADRAVALPFHAHLTENQIAFIVGTMKDASINIGAGAAIYL, via the coding sequence ATGCAGACGTCCCTTCTGCCGATGAATGATCCAGATCTCGCCCAGAGTGATCTGGATGCGGTCGTCGAGACGATCACGTCCCCGCGACTGTCCGCGGGACCGAAAGTCGAAGAATTCGAGGCCGAGTTCGCCGCCTATCTCGGGCGCAAGCATGCGATCGCCGTGTCCAGCGGCACGATCGGCCTTCTGCTGACATTGCGCGCCTATGGCATAGGCCCCGGCGACGAGGTCGTCGCCTCGGCCCATTCTTTCCGCGAGACGACGCATGCGATCGCGCTCTCGGGCGCGCGGCCGGTGTTCGCCGACATCGACTATTGGGCCGGCACGCTGGCGCCTGAAAAGGCGGAAGCGGTCATCACTGACAAGACCAAGGCGATCGTCGCAGGCAACACCAACGGCCATCCGGCCCCGTGGGAGCCCTTTCGCCAGCTCGCCGAGGCGAAGAAGCTGATCCTCATCGAAGATTCGACCGAGGCTATCGGCTCCATCTACAAGGGCAAGCTGGTCGGCTCCTTCGGCGATTGCTCCGTGTTCGACTTTTCGCAGCCGGGCGTCATCGCCTGCGGCGAGGGCGGCATGATCGTCACCGATGACGACGACCGCGCCTCGGCGATCCGCAATCTTCGTAGCCGCCGGATCGCGGAGCGATCCTCTGTGGTGCTCGGCGCCTATCCTCCCATGCAGGCGGCGATGAGCGACATCACCGCGGCGCTCGGTCTCGCGCAGTTTCGGCGCCTGGAGCTGCTGCTGGCTCGCCGCACCCGAGTCGAGCGCTGGTTCTACCAATATGTGAAGTCCTTCGAGGGGATCAAAGATCCCTATATCGCGCCCGACGTCGAGGAAGTTCACTGGTTCCTCTATGTCGTGCATCTCGGCACGCGTTTCTCACGCTCCAGCCGCGATCAGATCATCGAAGATTTGCAGACAGAGAAGATCGACGCGGCGGCCTATTCGCATCCGCTGCACTTGCAACGCTACTACTTCGATCTCGGCTATCGGCGCGGCAATTTCTTCGTGACCGAGAAAGTCGCGGATCGCGCGGTCGCGCTGCCCTTCCACGCTCATCTCACCGAAAATCAGATCGCTTTCATCGTCGGCACGATGAAGGACGCTTCGATCAATATCGGCGCGGGCGCCGCTATTTATCTGTGA